The DNA region AGCTGAGCAACGCAAACCACACGATCACCGCAAACAGGCAGGTGGCGCCCTCGGCAAGCGAGGTGACCGCCACCATGCTTTTGACCGGGACACCGGCCAGCAGGCCGCCCACCGTGACCACCGGCCCGTATCCGCCGCCGCCGATGCCCTTGTTGAATCCGGCCAGCGCCGCAAACATCCACATCCATTTGGGCCTGTAATTAACATAGGTTTTGGAGGTCAACAGTGAACAGACCCCCATGACAATCAGCAGCATCGCCACGTAAAGCTTGATCCAGAACTTATGGACCTTGAAAACCTTATAAGCCGCCGTAATGGAAAAACCCACACATATCATTCCGATTATGGCCACGATTATCACAAGCTTGGTGGTTTCGTTCATGGGGCTGAATTTCCATTCCACGTTTTCAAACTCGCCATGGATGACTCCGGCCATCAGCCCGGTGAACATCTCGGTGATCATGACGCAAGGGACCACCTGTTTGGGATCAAACCCGGCCATGAGCATCAGCGGGGTCAGCGCCGTGCCGTAACCCATGCCGCCGGCCGAATCCATGTATTCGAAAAAGGCGCAGATTAAAATGACCCACCAGATGATCATCCAGTTGTCGGTGCCCATCCATCCCTTGGCTTTCACAAAAGCCGAAGGGAGCCTTTGCGTAAACTCAAAGGGGTTCCCGGCCAGCCAGATTGCAATTAGAAAAAGGCCAATAAACGCGCAGGAGTACATCAACAACATCCGGACCTGTTTGCCGCTCAGAAGGGCTCTTTGGCCTATGGTGGGCTTTTTTGCCTCAAGCTCGCGGGCGATTTCCCAGCCAGCTTTTTTTTCTGATTTGACGTTTTCCATAGAAATACCTCCTTTGGTTTTGTTGTATGTTTCAAGTTGGTTAAACTTTTATTTTTTCTCCATTCGACTCTCTAAGTATTGACCACTGCCTGTTCAAAGGATCGCTTCGTCCATAATCAATTCAATTTGTGTGCCATGTTTTTTTAAACAATAAAAAAACAATTAGCGCTTGAATTTTATGTTTGAATTCAGATAGTTATATAAATCATTGGCGCGGATTTAAATTCGCTGAGATTTTGTCCGGAGTAAATTGTAAACTGCGGGGTTACAATGCCGACCGGCGGTCGTCATGCCGGAGGGGACAGGGGTGGGATTTATGATTGGTGATTGATGATTGGAAAACTCTTAATGTAAAAATCAACAATCATCAATCATCAATCCAGCCACTTTTCCCCGGCCCCATATAAGAAAAGGCCTTCCCATTGTCTTTGGACGGTTATGACAACGGGAAGGCCTCTATGGTAAAGGCGTGTCGGCGGAGGCGCTATTTCATGAAGGGATATACCCACAGCGCCATGGTGATGGCATAGCAAACAACCAGTGAGACGAGGACATAGATAACGGTGTAACTTAAAAATTCCTTCAGGGGGACCTTGCGCCCGTCTTCTTTTTCTCCCAGGTTGACGGCCACAAACAGGGCCGGCGCGCCGGCGATGGTCAGGTTGCTCCCCAGGGTGCCGGCCCACAAGAGCGCCCAGTAGAGCGGCCAGGGCTGGACGTCGGGAGATTGGGCCGATAGATCGCGGATGACATAGAGCAGTGTCAGGATATAGGCGTCATGCTCGACAATGCCGCAAATGGCCGCAGACACCCAGTACAAAACGGTGGTTCCCAACACCAGACTCGACTGGATAAAAGGAACAAGCCAGTGGGCGACCGCTTCGATGACACCGCCTTTTTCAAGACCGCCCACCAGGGCGAACAGGCTTACATAAAACATGACCGCGCGCCAGTCCAGCTCAGCCAGGATTTCTTCAAATGTCGGAACCTTGCCGACTTTTTTCTTGAAGATTTCCAGTAGAAACACCAGGATGGCGGCGCCGCACAGGGTGATCCAACCCAGATGGACCCCGAACACCGGCCGGAATGCCATGGACAGGATGGTCCCGACAAAGCACAGGCAGACCAGCCAGGCAAAGAGATTGTTTTTGATGTATTTCGTTGGGTTCTGTTCGGCAGGGTCAAACTGCATCTTTTGGCCGCGCAGTTTTTTTGCGAAAATGAAATAGAAAACCAGAATTACGAAGGCATAGGTGGCGGTGAGCACAAAAAAGGAGGACGGTCGGCCGGAATGCCACAGGAACCCGTCAAATTCAATGCCGGTGACGGAATGCAGGAGCTGGGGCGGCAGGTCCCCCAAAAGCAGGCCGGTCCCCATGAAATTTGAACACAGACCCACAAACAGGATGGCGCCGTAAGCCGGGAATTTGTACTCCCGGCTGACGGCAAACAAGACCGGCGCCATCATCAGGACCACCACCACATTGTCCACCAGCAGCGAGATAAAACCGGAGGCCGTACCGATCATCGTGATGAAAAGGGCCACATTCCCTTTTGAAAGAATCAGGAGTTTGGTTGCCATGTATTCCGGCAGGCCGGTTTTGCCCAGATAGGTGGCGATGATCCAGATGCCGATGAGGATAAAAATGACGTTCCAGTCCACCACCTTGAAGGCATCA from Desulfobacterales bacterium includes:
- a CDS encoding sulfite exporter TauE/SafE family protein encodes the protein MENVKSEKKAGWEIARELEAKKPTIGQRALLSGKQVRMLLMYSCAFIGLFLIAIWLAGNPFEFTQRLPSAFVKAKGWMGTDNWMIIWWVILICAFFEYMDSAGGMGYGTALTPLMLMAGFDPKQVVPCVMITEMFTGLMAGVIHGEFENVEWKFSPMNETTKLVIIVAIIGMICVGFSITAAYKVFKVHKFWIKLYVAMLLIVMGVCSLLTSKTYVNYRPKWMWMFAALAGFNKGIGGGGYGPVVTVGGLLAGVPVKSMVAVTSLAEGATCLFAVIVWFALLSSGVIVDYMLLPSFVIGTVLAAIGAPYTTRVLPEKLWKTVVPVYCCILAVICFWRLWPDIQKRLLS
- a CDS encoding SLC13 family permease, producing the protein MEPLMLVAIIIFLISIFLVITGFIDTVIAAFLGVFAMIVFGVMTDLDAFKVVDWNVIFILIGIWIIATYLGKTGLPEYMATKLLILSKGNVALFITMIGTASGFISLLVDNVVVVLMMAPVLFAVSREYKFPAYGAILFVGLCSNFMGTGLLLGDLPPQLLHSVTGIEFDGFLWHSGRPSSFFVLTATYAFVILVFYFIFAKKLRGQKMQFDPAEQNPTKYIKNNLFAWLVCLCFVGTILSMAFRPVFGVHLGWITLCGAAILVFLLEIFKKKVGKVPTFEEILAELDWRAVMFYVSLFALVGGLEKGGVIEAVAHWLVPFIQSSLVLGTTVLYWVSAAICGIVEHDAYILTLLYVIRDLSAQSPDVQPWPLYWALLWAGTLGSNLTIAGAPALFVAVNLGEKEDGRKVPLKEFLSYTVIYVLVSLVVCYAITMALWVYPFMK